Proteins from one Natrinema salifodinae genomic window:
- a CDS encoding ATP-binding protein, with translation MGSPSATAPEIQAQIRQQQVILELGQQALETDDLDQLMHDVTVAVADTLDNEYCKVLELLPDGDEVFLRQGVGWREGLVGSATVPTDRDSQAGYTLISEEPVIVDDLSDEERFSGPELLTSHDVVSGISVIIGSVEDPWGVLGTHTSDRREFTTHEANFVQSAANILAAAIERAKKEQQLREREAQLNVATNAASIGLWIWDVQENVFTADEFLAESYGMDPEVVTTGAPIEAFFEPVPGEDRDEIWDQLERALETGVFSAEYRVRNADGDLMWMVSRGEVEYDGNGQPVRMHGAVTDITERKQREQEIREREERYRDLFTSMSEGYCVIEKVDTPPEKPTDFRYIEANPAFEEHTGIGDVTGRTLREVVSEEFQEWSEIYERVVRTDEPVKFERELVTQERVLECYAFPVGDETDEQVGVLFADVTERVKRERRLENLIERLEASNERLEEFAYAASHDLQEPLRMVSSYLQLIERRYDGDLDEEGKEFLQFAVDGANRMREMIDGLLAYSRIETDGDPFEPVDLNAVLEDVLDDLQLRFEESGGEVTSDTLPTVAGDRGQLRQVFQNLLDNAIEYSGDEPPRIHVSAERHSKDRAKWVLSVSDNGIGIDPEYSDQIFEVFQSLHGQDEHNGTGIGLALCERIVERHGGEIWVTAEPGDGSTFAFTLSAASDT, from the coding sequence ATGGGATCGCCCTCGGCAACGGCCCCCGAAATACAGGCCCAGATACGTCAGCAGCAGGTCATTTTGGAGCTTGGTCAGCAGGCGTTAGAGACGGATGATCTCGATCAATTGATGCACGATGTAACGGTGGCTGTCGCCGATACGCTCGACAACGAGTACTGCAAGGTACTCGAACTGCTGCCGGACGGCGACGAGGTCTTTCTGCGACAGGGTGTCGGGTGGCGCGAGGGCCTGGTCGGAAGTGCGACCGTACCGACCGATCGCGACTCCCAGGCCGGCTATACGCTCATCTCCGAAGAGCCGGTCATCGTCGACGATCTGAGCGATGAGGAGCGATTCTCCGGTCCCGAACTGCTCACGAGCCACGACGTGGTCAGCGGCATCAGCGTCATCATCGGGTCCGTCGAGGATCCGTGGGGCGTTCTCGGAACGCACACGTCCGACCGACGCGAGTTCACGACGCACGAGGCCAACTTCGTTCAAAGCGCCGCGAATATCCTCGCAGCGGCGATCGAGCGCGCGAAAAAGGAACAGCAGCTTCGCGAGCGCGAGGCGCAACTGAACGTTGCGACGAACGCCGCATCGATCGGGCTTTGGATATGGGACGTTCAAGAGAACGTCTTCACTGCGGACGAATTTCTCGCGGAATCGTACGGGATGGATCCGGAGGTTGTGACGACGGGCGCACCGATAGAGGCGTTCTTCGAACCGGTTCCCGGCGAGGATAGAGACGAAATTTGGGATCAACTCGAACGGGCGTTAGAGACCGGCGTGTTCAGCGCCGAATACCGCGTTCGAAACGCGGACGGAGACCTCATGTGGATGGTCTCCCGCGGAGAGGTCGAATACGACGGAAACGGCCAGCCGGTCCGGATGCACGGTGCGGTCACCGATATCACCGAGCGCAAGCAACGCGAGCAGGAGATCAGAGAACGGGAAGAGCGCTATCGGGATTTGTTCACGTCGATGTCGGAAGGGTACTGCGTCATCGAAAAAGTCGATACGCCCCCAGAAAAACCGACGGACTTCCGCTATATCGAGGCGAACCCGGCCTTCGAAGAACACACCGGCATCGGAGACGTCACCGGCCGGACGCTCAGAGAGGTCGTGTCGGAAGAGTTCCAAGAGTGGTCCGAGATCTACGAACGTGTCGTCCGGACCGACGAACCGGTCAAGTTCGAGCGCGAACTCGTGACGCAGGAACGAGTGCTGGAGTGTTACGCGTTTCCGGTCGGTGACGAGACGGACGAGCAGGTCGGGGTACTGTTCGCGGATGTCACCGAGCGGGTGAAACGCGAACGGCGGTTAGAGAACCTGATCGAACGGTTAGAGGCCTCCAACGAGCGCTTAGAGGAGTTCGCCTACGCCGCCTCTCACGACCTTCAAGAGCCCCTCAGAATGGTATCGAGTTATCTACAACTCATCGAGCGTCGGTACGACGGCGACCTCGACGAGGAGGGGAAAGAATTCCTCCAATTCGCCGTCGACGGGGCCAATCGGATGCGGGAGATGATCGATGGCTTGCTTGCCTACTCTCGTATCGAGACGGACGGGGATCCCTTCGAACCGGTCGATCTGAACGCCGTCCTCGAGGACGTTCTGGACGATCTCCAGCTTCGATTCGAAGAAAGCGGCGGTGAGGTGACTTCCGACACCTTGCCCACCGTAGCGGGAGATCGCGGGCAGTTACGCCAGGTATTCCAGAACTTGTTGGACAACGCCATCGAATACAGCGGGGACGAGCCGCCTCGCATTCACGTCTCGGCCGAGCGGCATTCTAAAGACCGCGCCAAGTGGGTACTCTCGGTCAGCGACAACGGCATCGGAATCGATCCCGAATACAGCGACCAGATCTTCGAGGTATTCCAGAGCCTCCACGGCCAAGACGAACACAACGGGACGGGCATCGGGCTCGCGCTCTGCGAGCGGATCGTCGAACGACACGGCGGTGAGATCTGGGTTACCGCCGAACCAGGCGACGGTTCGACGTTTGCGTTTACACTGTCAGCGGCGAGTGACACGTAG
- the fni gene encoding type 2 isopentenyl-diphosphate Delta-isomerase: MTEQRSSETEDRKDDHLRIVQERDVETSGTGFEDVQLVHEALPELHYDAIDLSVEFLGHELSAPIFIESMTGGHHNTTEINRALARAASETGIAMGLGSQRAGLELDDDSVLESYTVVRDVAPDAFIYGNLGAAQLREYDLETVERAVEMIEADALAVHLNFLQEATQPEGDVNGRNCLTAIERVAEDLSVPIIVKETGNGISGETARKLAAAGVDAIDVAGKGGTTWSGIEAYRAAAANAPRQKRIGTLFRTWGIPTAASTIECVAEHDCVIASGGVRTGLDVAKAIALGAVAGGLAKPFLKPATNGSDAVIERIEDLIAELRTAMFVTGSGSIADLQQTEYVLQGDTREYVDQRTSSE; this comes from the coding sequence ATGACAGAACAGCGTTCGTCGGAAACCGAGGACCGAAAAGACGACCACCTCCGAATCGTCCAGGAGCGAGACGTTGAAACCTCAGGAACGGGCTTCGAAGACGTCCAGCTCGTCCATGAAGCGCTTCCAGAACTCCATTACGACGCTATCGATCTGTCCGTCGAGTTTCTGGGACACGAGCTATCCGCTCCGATCTTCATCGAGAGCATGACTGGTGGACATCACAACACCACAGAAATCAATCGGGCGCTAGCTCGCGCTGCCAGTGAGACGGGCATCGCTATGGGGCTCGGAAGCCAGCGAGCCGGTCTCGAACTCGACGACGACAGCGTCCTCGAATCGTATACCGTTGTGCGTGATGTCGCGCCCGACGCGTTCATCTACGGCAATCTCGGCGCTGCACAACTTCGAGAGTACGACCTCGAAACGGTCGAGCGCGCAGTTGAGATGATCGAGGCAGACGCGCTCGCAGTCCATTTGAATTTCCTTCAAGAGGCTACCCAGCCGGAAGGCGACGTCAACGGCCGAAACTGTCTGACGGCCATCGAACGAGTCGCGGAGGACCTCTCGGTGCCGATCATTGTCAAGGAAACGGGCAACGGGATTTCCGGAGAGACTGCTCGAAAGCTGGCCGCAGCAGGGGTTGACGCTATCGATGTCGCCGGAAAAGGCGGCACGACGTGGTCCGGGATCGAGGCCTACCGCGCAGCTGCCGCGAACGCGCCGCGACAGAAACGAATTGGCACGCTGTTCCGGACGTGGGGAATACCAACCGCTGCAAGCACGATCGAGTGCGTAGCCGAACACGACTGCGTGATTGCGAGTGGTGGTGTCCGGACTGGATTAGACGTAGCAAAAGCGATCGCGTTAGGTGCAGTCGCCGGCGGCCTGGCGAAGCCGTTCCTGAAACCGGCCACAAATGGGTCGGACGCTGTCATCGAACGAATTGAGGACCTGATTGCCGAACTGCGGACGGCAATGTTCGTCACCGGGTCAGGGTCGATCGCGGACCTTCAGCAAACGGAGTACGTTTTGCAGGGAGACACGCGCGAATACGTCGACCAACGGACCAGCAGCGAGTAG
- a CDS encoding DUF7344 domain-containing protein, translating into MKPQTRNSRKAETDTTDISPTQLFTAFAAKRRQHALAYLAQKPAAIQLGDLAEYIALKEDDPSYDRYQRILVDLHHNHLPHLRDARLVSYDVETELLELAVDRDVVAPYLRLAEREE; encoded by the coding sequence ATGAAGCCGCAAACACGCAACTCCCGGAAAGCAGAGACCGATACCACGGACATCTCCCCGACGCAGCTGTTTACGGCCTTTGCAGCAAAGCGACGGCAGCACGCGCTCGCCTACCTCGCTCAGAAACCGGCGGCGATCCAACTCGGCGATCTCGCCGAGTATATCGCGCTCAAAGAGGACGATCCGTCGTACGACCGGTATCAGCGTATCCTCGTCGATCTGCACCACAACCACCTGCCACACCTCCGCGATGCAAGACTAGTTTCCTACGATGTAGAGACCGAGTTGCTGGAATTGGCGGTCGATCGGGACGTGGTCGCACCGTACCTGCGACTCGCCGAACGCGAGGAGTGA
- a CDS encoding PadR family transcriptional regulator — MYDLTGFQRDLLYVIAGQDEPHGLAIKEELEDYYEKEIHHGRLYPNLDEIVEKGLVEKGQLDRRTNYYTVTARGRRELEARREWENQYVGE, encoded by the coding sequence ATGTACGATCTCACAGGTTTTCAGCGAGATCTGCTGTACGTGATCGCCGGGCAAGATGAACCACACGGACTCGCGATCAAAGAGGAACTCGAGGACTACTACGAGAAGGAGATCCATCACGGACGCCTCTATCCGAATCTCGATGAAATCGTCGAAAAGGGCCTCGTCGAGAAAGGGCAACTCGATCGCCGGACGAACTACTACACGGTCACAGCCCGCGGCCGTCGTGAACTCGAGGCCCGTCGAGAGTGGGAAAATCAGTACGTCGGCGAATAG
- a CDS encoding winged helix-turn-helix domain-containing protein, giving the protein MTESNHESWTATTSGRERVRHVVELLDEPTPVQEIADRADVSRATADDELQRLKSDDWVTETTIDGTKAYDLNPVRMLFDEVTDLIEEHTRDELESRLTELTADREELAAEYDVGSLSEFRERLVEDELSAAELRERRNVIATWESINTELGLVKHALQLYSDVVELSSPGTDSNSTLA; this is encoded by the coding sequence ATGACCGAGTCGAATCACGAATCGTGGACGGCGACCACGAGCGGGCGCGAGCGCGTCCGACACGTCGTCGAGTTGTTGGACGAACCGACACCGGTACAGGAGATCGCCGACCGCGCAGACGTCTCGCGGGCCACAGCCGACGATGAACTACAACGGCTGAAAAGCGACGACTGGGTCACTGAAACAACGATCGACGGGACAAAAGCGTACGACCTGAACCCCGTTCGAATGCTCTTCGACGAGGTGACCGACCTGATCGAGGAGCACACGCGCGACGAACTGGAGAGTCGGCTCACGGAGCTAACGGCGGACCGGGAGGAACTGGCGGCGGAGTACGACGTCGGCTCGCTTTCCGAGTTTCGGGAGCGACTCGTCGAAGACGAGTTGTCGGCCGCCGAACTTCGCGAGCGCCGCAATGTGATCGCCACGTGGGAGTCGATCAACACGGAACTCGGGCTCGTGAAGCACGCCCTCCAGCTGTACAGTGATGTCGTCGAACTCTCGTCGCCCGGGACGGACTCGAACTCGACACTCGCCTAA
- a CDS encoding MBL fold metallo-hydrolase, which translates to MRVSYQHANVHSGNESTLLRFTTAEGTRACVLVDAGTGVDVDSLLADDEYLNAILLTHAHIDHYRMLAKNVRHNAPIYASPATATVLEQALPEARKDNDVGTVSDALDALEPIDDWTSILASLEVRPVSAGHTPGAAGFVLRFRDANAADGLVNGEQHLLATGDFTTRPCAGFPGLATAYPFEIDAVLLNVSTDDSYATALNDSLRTVLEHAYAGSRVVVATSSLTGVHYATLVGRVTAALDRDLPLTLVGQAAKLYEALGLDVPGVETERVFERPTAVLEQGGVTIAGPETPTRGSASHLLNAIEDDPAAVFVQLATGDTEAVSDVRCTTAAVELRNHPSLETIDDLVRDLVPKQVVVKHARGDTLNRFQRRFDHCFTWGTNDEDIHRLYEAGEWLAPGWIAESTATRIRTRQWEAVQTRSIDADVAVPAVQRRSVDLGAEGVDLEPLESAFARGSADPYAASATEAASPTQPAPETDTSNDADESIEAELLDRLETIESKLDRAANEEGETVRARVLTAGDGEQFLRLVDQADLDAGAVVEITISASDSRQ; encoded by the coding sequence ATGCGTGTCTCCTATCAACATGCAAACGTTCACAGCGGCAACGAGTCCACACTCCTTCGATTTACGACTGCCGAGGGGACACGCGCGTGCGTTCTCGTCGATGCGGGCACCGGCGTCGACGTCGATTCACTGCTCGCGGACGACGAGTATCTGAACGCGATCCTCCTCACGCACGCTCATATCGATCACTACCGGATGCTCGCGAAAAACGTTCGACACAACGCGCCGATTTACGCGTCGCCGGCGACGGCGACCGTCCTCGAACAGGCACTCCCGGAGGCACGGAAGGATAACGACGTGGGGACCGTCTCGGACGCCCTCGACGCGCTCGAACCGATCGACGACTGGACGTCGATTCTCGCATCCCTCGAAGTCCGTCCCGTCTCCGCGGGCCATACACCCGGCGCCGCGGGCTTCGTACTCCGCTTTCGCGACGCGAACGCGGCTGACGGACTCGTGAACGGCGAGCAGCATTTACTCGCGACCGGCGACTTCACGACCCGCCCCTGTGCGGGCTTCCCGGGCCTGGCGACGGCCTATCCGTTCGAGATCGATGCCGTGCTCCTGAACGTTTCGACCGACGACTCCTATGCGACCGCTCTCAACGATTCGTTGCGGACGGTGCTCGAGCACGCGTACGCCGGCTCGCGGGTCGTCGTCGCGACGAGTTCGCTGACCGGCGTTCACTACGCGACGCTCGTCGGACGCGTTACGGCGGCCCTCGATCGCGACCTGCCGCTCACGCTCGTCGGCCAGGCTGCGAAATTGTACGAGGCGCTCGGTCTGGACGTTCCCGGCGTCGAGACGGAGCGGGTGTTCGAGCGACCGACGGCGGTACTCGAGCAGGGGGGTGTCACGATCGCCGGTCCGGAGACGCCGACGCGGGGGAGCGCGTCGCACCTCCTGAATGCGATCGAAGACGACCCCGCCGCCGTCTTCGTCCAACTCGCGACGGGCGATACTGAGGCGGTCTCGGACGTGCGATGTACGACGGCGGCCGTCGAACTCCGTAATCACCCGTCTCTGGAGACGATCGACGATCTTGTTCGCGACCTCGTACCGAAGCAAGTCGTCGTTAAACACGCGCGTGGGGACACTCTCAATCGGTTCCAGCGCCGTTTCGATCACTGTTTCACGTGGGGAACGAACGACGAGGACATCCACCGGCTCTACGAGGCGGGGGAGTGGCTGGCCCCGGGCTGGATCGCAGAGTCGACCGCCACCCGGATTCGAACGCGTCAGTGGGAGGCAGTTCAAACGCGATCGATCGACGCCGACGTCGCCGTGCCCGCCGTACAGCGGCGTTCCGTCGACCTCGGAGCGGAAGGCGTCGATCTCGAGCCGCTCGAAAGCGCGTTCGCTCGCGGATCGGCGGATCCCTATGCGGCGTCGGCGACCGAGGCGGCGTCTCCGACGCAGCCTGCGCCGGAGACGGACACCTCGAACGACGCGGACGAGTCGATCGAGGCGGAACTCCTCGACCGTCTCGAGACGATCGAGTCGAAACTCGATCGAGCCGCGAACGAGGAGGGGGAGACCGTCCGGGCTCGCGTCCTCACCGCCGGCGACGGAGAGCAATTCCTGCGACTCGTAGACCAGGCCGACCTCGACGCCGGAGCGGTCGTCGAGATCACGATCTCCGCTTCCGACTCCCGCCAGTGA
- a CDS encoding MFS transporter produces MARARLFVSLCGLVFLVNLARIIFAPLLDVFIAEFAIGEATAGLIVTLAWIGSASPRLPTGWLLTKVPRHRVVIGSGLILTASSGIAATATTVRHLMGGAFLMGIASGVYFVSANPLLSELYPMRVGRVMGIHGASNQIAAVIAAPFVVLALFVDWRLSLWAIAAGAALVTAYTWLTARKTSMPQAGLGDRDFIAGALSEWRLIVTALLIVGAASFVWQGVFNFYELYMQSKGLSDRAAGMMLTIVFAAGIPAFYFGGDLADRLPYVPYLLGIVGTFSATLLALTLVDGLVALTLLSGIVGFVIHALFPATDTYLLDTLPDSTRGSAYAVFSSVWMLTQALGSFAIGLVLERGHAYDGVFGSAALLLGGTIAVLVLLERSGRLPS; encoded by the coding sequence GTGGCACGCGCACGACTATTCGTTTCCCTCTGTGGACTCGTCTTTCTCGTTAACCTGGCGAGAATTATCTTCGCACCGCTTTTGGACGTGTTTATCGCCGAGTTCGCGATCGGCGAGGCGACTGCCGGACTTATCGTAACGCTCGCGTGGATCGGAAGCGCATCCCCTCGGCTGCCGACCGGCTGGCTGCTCACGAAAGTCCCGAGACACCGCGTCGTGATCGGATCCGGACTGATTCTCACCGCCTCATCCGGAATCGCCGCGACGGCGACGACGGTCCGACACCTCATGGGCGGCGCCTTCCTCATGGGTATCGCCTCCGGCGTGTACTTCGTCTCGGCGAACCCCCTGTTGAGCGAACTGTATCCGATGCGCGTCGGACGCGTCATGGGTATCCACGGGGCTTCAAACCAGATCGCCGCGGTGATTGCAGCACCCTTCGTCGTCCTCGCACTCTTCGTCGACTGGCGACTCTCACTGTGGGCGATCGCCGCCGGTGCGGCACTGGTAACGGCCTACACGTGGCTCACGGCCCGGAAGACGAGTATGCCGCAGGCGGGGCTGGGCGATCGCGACTTCATCGCCGGTGCGCTTTCGGAGTGGCGGCTCATCGTAACGGCGCTTCTGATCGTCGGCGCGGCATCGTTCGTCTGGCAGGGCGTCTTCAACTTCTACGAACTGTACATGCAGTCGAAAGGACTCTCCGATCGAGCGGCGGGCATGATGCTCACGATCGTCTTCGCCGCCGGCATTCCCGCGTTTTACTTCGGTGGCGATCTCGCCGACAGACTCCCGTACGTTCCGTATCTGCTCGGCATCGTCGGGACATTCTCCGCGACCCTCCTCGCCTTGACGCTGGTCGATGGCCTGGTCGCACTGACGCTGCTCTCCGGGATCGTCGGCTTCGTCATCCACGCGCTGTTTCCGGCCACGGACACGTACCTCCTCGATACGCTTCCGGATTCGACACGCGGCAGCGCCTACGCCGTGTTCAGTTCCGTTTGGATGCTCACGCAAGCACTCGGTTCGTTCGCCATCGGCCTGGTCCTCGAACGCGGACACGCCTACGACGGGGTGTTCGGCAGCGCCGCTCTCCTCCTCGGAGGGACGATCGCCGTCCTCGTCCTCCTCGAGCGGAGCGGACGGCTTCCGAGTTGA